One genomic window of Paraburkholderia phytofirmans PsJN includes the following:
- the cobN gene encoding cobaltochelatase subunit CobN, whose protein sequence is MHLLRTTPGGFVDDTQGVIRIDQQPADIVVLSSADTTLSLLASVFPRLGEGFPGVRLANVTYLRQPASVDFYLEDVLQHARVVVVDHLGGEAYWPYGIEQVVALAERKQQTLAMFSGDLQEDPNLLARSTASADLCHQLWRYLREGGPQNAEAFLRCIAHRAFGWGREPAPPRALPAATLYHPERDTPTVADWQARWKPGAPVAAILFYKAHLQAANTAVFDALIDALESQGLNPLPIAITSLKDAMSRDVVQSLCAQHEVALVLNTTAFAASAIDDPEPLALAGDAPVLQVILSGGNREDWVKDNQGLNSRDIAMHIALPEVDGRIITRAISFKGLAYRCPHTQVDVVRYQPDAGRVGFLAELSRRWCRLRSLDNADKKLALILANYPMSEGRIGNGVGLDTPASVVGILSMLRDEGYRLADLPRNGDALLKKLTEGVTNDPVVRDLRPALQSLALDDYLRYFNALPLEVRNALNARWGTPDEDPTLRRGRFMIAGWRCGQVFVGIQPSRSREQGDYASYHDAELVPPHAYLAFYFWLRHQFGIDAIVHVGKHGNLEWLPGKSVALSDTCWPDLILGPMPHLYPFIVNDPGEGSQAKRRAQAVIIDHLMPPLTRAESYGPLQDLERQVDEYYEALMVDPRRSKLLRRTILATIVEHKLHEELSLAAPNGQDDEDALLTRVDAWLCELKEAQIRDGLHTFGQSPDGVQRRDTLLALGRFPVGDGQGGKAGLIDALARDLEMDHLFDPLSVDWSAVWDGPRPDVLQCVSDAPWRHCGDTRERLELLAAELLRGVCGDRTDASATALPLAVSLPRAEQVIERLRNDVLPRLDACGPQEMLQLKRGLEGRFVPPGPSGSPSRGRPDVLPTGRNFYSVDTRAVPTQAAWSLGLKSAQQLIERHLQEKGDYPRAIGLSVWGTATMRTGGDDIAQALALLGVRPKWAPGSHRVTDFEIMPIEVFDRPRIDVTLRVSGFFRDAFANVMHLFDAAVQAVAELDEPADLNPIRARVLRERDALIARGMDAAEARKRAGWRVFSAQPGAYGAGLQDMIDSQQWQTDADLANAYQAWGGYAYTQKSAGEEARHAFGARLAAMDVVLQNQDNREHDLLDSNDYYQFQGGMVAAVRHLAGDQPSVYHADHSNPAAPRVRTLHEEIARVIRSRVVNPKWLDGVKRHGYKGAAEIAATVDYLYGYDATARVIADHQYALVTDAYLNDADTREFLQRHNPHALHSICERLLEAMQRGLWQAPGDYRSQVEQHLLASEQQIEGMQT, encoded by the coding sequence ATGCATCTGCTGCGCACCACGCCGGGCGGTTTTGTCGACGACACGCAAGGCGTGATCCGGATCGATCAGCAACCCGCGGATATCGTGGTGCTCAGTTCCGCCGACACTACGCTTTCGCTGCTGGCCAGCGTTTTTCCGCGCCTGGGTGAAGGCTTCCCGGGCGTGCGGCTCGCGAACGTCACGTATTTGCGGCAACCGGCGTCGGTGGATTTTTATCTCGAAGACGTCTTGCAGCATGCGCGCGTGGTGGTGGTCGACCACCTCGGTGGCGAAGCGTATTGGCCTTACGGTATCGAGCAGGTGGTGGCGCTCGCCGAGCGCAAGCAGCAGACGCTCGCCATGTTCTCCGGCGACTTGCAGGAAGATCCGAACCTGCTCGCGCGCAGCACCGCGAGCGCGGATCTGTGTCATCAACTGTGGCGCTATCTGCGTGAAGGCGGCCCGCAAAATGCCGAGGCGTTCCTGCGCTGTATCGCGCACCGCGCCTTCGGCTGGGGGCGCGAACCTGCGCCACCGCGCGCGTTGCCCGCCGCGACGCTCTACCATCCCGAGCGCGATACGCCGACCGTGGCCGACTGGCAGGCGCGCTGGAAACCAGGAGCGCCGGTTGCGGCGATCCTCTTCTACAAGGCGCATCTGCAGGCCGCCAACACGGCGGTGTTCGACGCGCTGATCGACGCACTCGAATCGCAAGGTCTGAATCCGCTGCCGATCGCGATTACCTCGCTGAAAGATGCGATGAGCCGCGACGTCGTGCAATCGCTGTGCGCGCAGCACGAGGTGGCGCTGGTGCTGAATACGACCGCGTTCGCCGCCTCCGCGATCGACGACCCCGAGCCGCTCGCGCTCGCCGGCGACGCGCCGGTGCTGCAGGTGATTCTGAGCGGCGGCAATCGCGAGGATTGGGTCAAGGACAATCAGGGTCTCAATTCGCGCGATATCGCCATGCATATCGCGCTGCCGGAAGTGGACGGCCGCATCATCACGCGCGCGATCAGTTTCAAGGGACTCGCGTACCGTTGTCCGCACACGCAGGTCGATGTGGTGCGTTATCAGCCGGACGCCGGGCGGGTAGGTTTTCTCGCCGAATTGAGCCGGCGCTGGTGCCGTCTGCGTTCACTCGATAACGCGGACAAGAAGCTCGCGCTGATCCTCGCCAACTATCCGATGAGCGAAGGGCGCATCGGCAATGGCGTGGGGCTCGATACGCCGGCTTCGGTGGTCGGTATTCTGTCGATGCTGCGCGACGAAGGCTATCGTCTCGCGGATTTGCCCAGGAACGGCGACGCGCTGCTGAAAAAGCTCACCGAAGGCGTGACCAACGATCCGGTCGTGCGCGATCTGCGTCCCGCGCTGCAAAGCCTCGCGCTCGACGACTATCTGCGGTATTTCAACGCCTTACCTCTTGAAGTACGCAACGCGTTGAACGCGCGTTGGGGCACGCCGGACGAGGACCCGACGCTGCGGCGCGGCCGCTTCATGATCGCGGGCTGGCGTTGCGGTCAGGTGTTCGTCGGCATTCAACCATCGCGCTCGCGCGAGCAGGGTGATTACGCGAGCTATCACGACGCCGAACTCGTACCGCCACATGCGTATCTGGCGTTCTATTTCTGGTTGCGTCACCAGTTCGGCATCGACGCAATCGTGCATGTCGGCAAGCACGGCAATCTGGAATGGCTGCCCGGCAAGAGCGTCGCATTGAGCGACACGTGCTGGCCCGATCTGATTCTCGGGCCGATGCCGCATCTGTATCCGTTCATCGTCAACGATCCGGGCGAGGGCAGCCAGGCCAAGCGGCGCGCGCAGGCTGTGATCATCGATCATCTGATGCCGCCGCTCACGCGTGCCGAAAGTTATGGACCGTTGCAGGACCTGGAGCGTCAGGTCGACGAATACTATGAAGCGCTGATGGTCGACCCGCGCCGCTCGAAACTGTTGCGGCGCACGATTCTGGCGACCATCGTCGAACATAAACTGCATGAGGAACTGAGTCTCGCGGCGCCCAACGGACAGGACGATGAAGACGCGCTGCTCACGCGCGTCGACGCGTGGCTATGCGAGCTGAAGGAAGCGCAGATTCGCGACGGCTTGCATACGTTCGGGCAATCGCCTGATGGCGTGCAGCGGCGGGATACGTTGCTGGCGCTGGGACGTTTTCCAGTCGGCGACGGGCAAGGCGGCAAGGCCGGTTTGATCGATGCATTGGCGCGTGATCTGGAGATGGATCATCTGTTCGACCCGTTGTCGGTGGATTGGTCGGCGGTGTGGGACGGTCCGCGTCCCGACGTGCTGCAATGCGTGAGCGATGCGCCGTGGCGGCACTGCGGCGATACGCGTGAACGGCTGGAGTTGCTGGCGGCTGAGTTATTGCGCGGCGTGTGCGGTGATCGAACGGACGCATCAGCAACGGCGTTGCCGCTCGCAGTGAGCTTGCCGCGAGCGGAGCAAGTGATCGAGCGTCTGCGTAACGACGTGCTGCCGCGGCTCGACGCCTGCGGTCCACAGGAAATGCTTCAGCTAAAGCGCGGCCTCGAAGGCCGTTTCGTGCCGCCGGGGCCGAGCGGTTCGCCGTCGCGTGGCCGGCCCGACGTGCTGCCCACCGGCCGCAACTTCTATTCGGTCGACACGCGCGCGGTGCCGACGCAAGCCGCCTGGTCGCTCGGCTTGAAATCTGCCCAGCAGTTGATTGAACGGCATTTGCAGGAGAAAGGCGACTATCCGCGCGCCATTGGTCTGTCCGTTTGGGGCACCGCGACCATGCGCACCGGTGGCGACGATATCGCCCAAGCGCTCGCATTGCTCGGCGTTCGGCCGAAGTGGGCGCCGGGCAGCCATCGCGTGACCGATTTTGAAATCATGCCGATCGAGGTGTTCGACCGGCCGCGAATCGATGTCACCTTGCGGGTGTCCGGATTCTTCCGCGACGCCTTCGCCAACGTCATGCATTTGTTCGACGCCGCCGTGCAGGCCGTCGCCGAACTCGACGAACCCGCGGACCTGAATCCGATTCGCGCGCGCGTGCTGCGCGAACGCGATGCGCTGATCGCGCGCGGCATGGACGCCGCCGAAGCGCGCAAGCGCGCCGGCTGGCGTGTGTTCAGCGCGCAGCCCGGCGCCTACGGCGCGGGTCTGCAGGACATGATCGACTCGCAGCAGTGGCAGACCGACGCCGATCTGGCGAACGCATATCAGGCGTGGGGCGGCTACGCGTACACGCAAAAGAGCGCGGGCGAAGAAGCGCGCCACGCGTTCGGCGCACGTCTCGCCGCAATGGACGTGGTGCTGCAGAACCAGGATAACCGCGAGCACGACCTGCTCGATTCGAACGATTACTACCAGTTCCAGGGCGGCATGGTTGCCGCGGTGCGCCATCTGGCCGGCGATCAGCCGAGCGTGTATCACGCCGACCACAGCAATCCGGCCGCGCCGCGCGTGCGTACGCTGCACGAGGAGATCGCGCGTGTGATCCGCTCGCGCGTGGTCAATCCGAAATGGCTCGATGGCGTGAAGCGTCATGGGTACAAGGGCGCGGCTGAAATCGCCGCGACCGTCGATTATCTGTATGGCTACGATGCGACGGCGCGCGTGATCGCGGATCATCAATATGCGCTCGTGACCGACGCCTATCTGAACGACGCAGACACCCGCGAGTTCTTGCAGCGGCATAACCCACACGCGTTGCATTCGATCTGCGAGCGCCTGCTCGAAGCGATGCAGCGCGGTTTGTGGCAGGCGCCCGGCGACTATCGCTCGCAAGTCGAACAGCATCTGCTTGCGAGCGAGCAGCAGATCGAAGGAATGCAAACATGA
- a CDS encoding ATP-binding protein produces the protein MSTTMSANAARPVFPFAALIGQAPLQQALLLAAIDPGLGGVLVTGPRGTAKSTAARALAELLPEGQLVNLPLGASEDRLIGTLDLETVLRDGSVRFSPGLLAKAHRGVLYVDEVNLLPDALVDALLDAAASGVNTVERDGVSHSHDASFVLIGTMNPEEGELRPQLIDRFGLMIELQNCFEPRVRQAIVKARLAFDLDPQGFRAGYAQQQAAYVERIRVARAALPQLAFDDAVHAHVSALCIDAAVDGLRADLVMLRAARALAALEQAAAVTAEHVDRVAEAVLAHRRHVRESPAEGGPREGDAERAASSDSRSSSAEGDGPPPAAAAAADSDWGYLAPEPAATTHVKGVIPLNVKKR, from the coding sequence ATGAGTACAACGATGAGTGCCAACGCCGCGCGGCCCGTTTTTCCCTTTGCCGCGCTGATCGGCCAGGCGCCGTTGCAGCAGGCGCTGCTGCTGGCCGCCATCGATCCGGGATTGGGCGGCGTGCTGGTCACCGGGCCGCGTGGCACCGCGAAGTCGACCGCGGCGCGCGCGCTGGCTGAGTTGTTGCCGGAAGGGCAACTGGTGAATCTGCCGCTTGGCGCGAGCGAAGATCGCCTGATCGGTACGCTCGATCTCGAAACCGTGTTGCGCGACGGGTCGGTGCGCTTCTCGCCCGGTCTGCTCGCGAAGGCGCACCGCGGCGTGCTGTATGTGGATGAAGTCAATCTGCTGCCCGACGCGCTCGTCGATGCCTTGCTCGACGCCGCCGCGAGCGGCGTGAATACCGTTGAACGCGATGGCGTATCGCACAGCCACGACGCGAGCTTCGTGCTGATCGGCACGATGAATCCTGAAGAGGGCGAACTGCGGCCGCAATTGATCGACCGCTTCGGCTTGATGATCGAGTTGCAGAACTGTTTCGAGCCGCGCGTGCGTCAGGCGATCGTGAAGGCGCGGCTCGCGTTCGATCTCGATCCGCAGGGCTTTCGCGCGGGCTATGCGCAGCAGCAGGCCGCTTATGTCGAGCGGATTCGAGTGGCGCGCGCAGCGCTGCCGCAACTCGCGTTCGATGACGCCGTGCATGCGCATGTGAGCGCGCTCTGCATCGACGCCGCCGTGGATGGTTTGCGCGCCGATCTCGTGATGCTGCGCGCGGCGCGCGCGTTGGCGGCGCTTGAACAGGCGGCTGCGGTGACGGCGGAGCATGTCGATCGGGTGGCTGAGGCGGTGTTGGCTCATCGGCGGCATGTTCGCGAGTCGCCGGCCGAAGGTGGCCCGCGTGAGGGCGACGCCGAACGTGCGGCTTCTTCCGATAGCAGGTCCTCATCCGCGGAAGGCGATGGGCCGCCGCCGGCCGCCGCTGCCGCCGCCGATTCGGATTGGGGCTATCTCGCGCCCGAGCCGGCCGCAACCACGCACGTCAAGGGCGTCATTCCACTTAATGTAAAAAAACGCTGA
- a CDS encoding vWA domain-containing protein has translation MRGEPGIRIDWLRTLSAKRQEALRAGHLRFAREAPRGGVLHCFVLDCSGSMLAGQRLALAKGLLIALFDRASAARAEAALVCFGGAAADVRFGPAVPRWWNERWLSPVGGGGGTPLTAGVRRASELLDRSARRKPGQQRWLWILTDGRTRDMPARPLDADEVVFVDFEREAIRLGRCETLADAWGARRLTPEELMLMG, from the coding sequence TTGCGCGGCGAACCGGGCATACGCATCGACTGGCTGCGCACACTCTCCGCGAAGCGCCAGGAGGCGTTGCGCGCCGGGCATCTGCGTTTCGCGCGCGAGGCGCCGCGCGGCGGCGTGCTGCACTGCTTCGTACTCGATTGCTCCGGTTCCATGCTGGCCGGGCAGCGCCTCGCGCTCGCCAAGGGATTGCTGATCGCCCTGTTCGACCGTGCGAGCGCGGCGCGGGCCGAGGCGGCGCTGGTCTGTTTCGGCGGCGCCGCTGCGGACGTGCGTTTCGGTCCCGCCGTGCCGCGCTGGTGGAACGAGCGGTGGCTGAGCCCAGTGGGCGGCGGAGGCGGCACGCCGCTGACGGCGGGCGTTCGGCGTGCATCTGAACTGCTGGATCGCAGCGCGCGCCGCAAGCCCGGCCAGCAACGCTGGTTGTGGATTCTGACCGATGGCCGCACGCGTGACATGCCGGCGCGGCCGCTGGATGCGGACGAGGTGGTGTTCGTCGATTTCGAGCGCGAGGCGATCCGGCTGGGCCGCTGCGAAACGCTCGCCGATGCTTGGGGCGCTCGGCGTTTGACACCGGAAGAACTGATGCTGATGGGCTGA
- a CDS encoding flagellar brake protein, with amino-acid sequence MDNPVEEHVEEASPAAQTPALNPENVPVGKPLDWPIVDADGTLLFTSGTILATTDERNFLFAHFRPQRGDLLDATTQPPQQTEPQADPNGELTLKDMHLEIGALIGVRSQLGSGAPMHPCRIIGFAPNHSLFVTPPMHEGRIFPLGIGENIEIVAIASHAVFRFVCTIEAICRTPFDYVVLSKPGVIRRLRERKSIRVRAHLAVRFGIGETGESYEGLGLAKGISALGMSLTASWSLGAVGDRLRVAFRLKSKDLNTEIETTAVIRNVQKGSGPGEPSTHGLELDQLDAAQQMAMKVFVFDRQDDVVYWSNGLK; translated from the coding sequence ATGGACAATCCAGTCGAGGAACACGTCGAGGAAGCCTCACCCGCAGCCCAAACTCCGGCCTTGAATCCGGAAAACGTGCCGGTAGGCAAGCCTCTCGACTGGCCGATCGTCGACGCCGACGGCACGCTGCTGTTCACCAGCGGCACCATCCTGGCGACCACGGACGAGCGCAACTTCCTGTTCGCGCACTTCCGTCCGCAGCGCGGCGACTTACTGGACGCGACCACGCAACCGCCACAGCAGACAGAGCCGCAAGCGGACCCCAACGGCGAACTGACGCTCAAAGACATGCATCTGGAAATCGGTGCATTGATCGGTGTGCGCTCGCAGCTCGGCAGCGGCGCGCCCATGCATCCGTGCCGCATCATCGGTTTCGCGCCGAATCATTCGCTTTTCGTTACTCCGCCGATGCACGAAGGCCGCATCTTCCCGCTCGGCATCGGTGAAAACATCGAAATCGTCGCGATTGCGAGCCATGCGGTGTTCCGTTTCGTCTGCACGATCGAAGCGATCTGCCGCACGCCGTTCGATTATGTCGTGCTGTCGAAGCCCGGCGTGATCCGCCGCCTGCGCGAACGCAAATCGATCCGCGTTCGCGCGCACCTCGCGGTGCGTTTCGGCATCGGCGAAACCGGCGAATCCTATGAAGGCCTCGGACTCGCGAAAGGCATTAGCGCACTCGGCATGTCGCTGACCGCCTCATGGAGTCTCGGCGCCGTCGGCGACCGGTTGCGCGTTGCCTTTCGCCTGAAGTCGAAGGATCTCAACACGGAGATCGAAACCACGGCGGTGATCCGCAACGTGCAGAAAGGCAGCGGCCCCGGCGAGCCCTCGACTCACGGGCTCGAACTCGATCAACTCGACGCAGCCCAGCAGATGGCAATGAAAGTCTTCGTGTTCGACCGTCAGGACGATGTGGTGTATTGGTCGAACGGCCTGAAATAA